A single region of the Chryseobacterium culicis genome encodes:
- a CDS encoding IPExxxVDY family protein, translating to MEIQKLYDLDDIEFEDIAIGLVRLAKDIPAHEFFYKINQTNNLNFSRKKDLVFHGGYYDYLFPRFEAYHKFSKTCFTFISNKSSESKQKKIQTELFTEEENIKFLLNNQVDVEYILHSSEQFPDFSVILLPENLVFPIQDYTLSSDEELYQIIQYYE from the coding sequence TTGGAAATTCAAAAACTTTATGATCTTGATGATATAGAATTTGAAGATATTGCCATAGGATTGGTAAGATTAGCCAAAGATATACCTGCTCACGAGTTTTTCTATAAAATAAATCAAACAAACAACCTCAATTTTTCAAGAAAGAAAGATCTTGTCTTTCATGGGGGATATTATGATTATCTTTTTCCAAGATTTGAAGCCTACCACAAGTTTTCAAAGACCTGTTTTACCTTCATTTCAAATAAATCTTCTGAAAGTAAGCAAAAAAAAATTCAGACAGAACTCTTTACAGAAGAAGAAAACATTAAATTTTTATTAAATAATCAGGTAGATGTGGAATATATTCTGCATAGTTCGGAACAGTTTCCTGATTTTTCCGTAATTTTGCTCCCTGAAAATCTTGTGTTTCCAATTCAAGATTATACACTGAGTTCTGATGAAGAACTTTATCAAATTATCCAGTATTATGAATAA
- the pyk gene encoding pyruvate kinase, with translation MNKYLKKTKIIATLGPASSSKEVMLDLMKAGVDIFRINFSHADYDLVRKNIEIIRELNSEYGYSVGILGDLQGPKLRVGVVKEGSYLNPGDILTFTNEKMEGDSTKVYMTYQQFPQDVKVGERILIDDGKLMLEVTETNEIDTVKAKTIQGGPLSSKKGVNLPNTNVSLPALTEKDIQDANFMLDMEVDWIALSFVRHAQDIIDLKELIKAHPNGKFKTPIIAKIEKPEGVKNIEEILLECDGLMVARGDLGVEVPMEEVPAIQKNLVEKARFYSKPVIIATQMMETMINSLTPTRAEVNDVANSVLDGADAVMLSGETSVGRYPVQVVENMAKIVKNIETTHFYQHKNEPIEKDYNCIDERFITNRVCLAAVRIAKTTNVSAIVTLTHSGYTAFQLAAHRPNSHIIVYSGNKRVITMLNLLWGVHAYYYDMKKSTDETIIQVNMLTHNYGYIETGDFVININATPSYEGGKTNTLRLTTV, from the coding sequence ATGAATAAGTATTTAAAGAAGACAAAAATTATCGCAACACTAGGGCCTGCTTCATCGTCGAAGGAGGTAATGTTAGATTTAATGAAAGCGGGTGTTGATATTTTCAGAATAAATTTTTCCCATGCAGATTACGACTTAGTTCGAAAAAATATTGAAATAATTAGAGAGCTAAACAGCGAGTATGGTTATTCAGTGGGAATCTTGGGAGATCTTCAGGGTCCTAAGCTGAGAGTAGGAGTTGTAAAGGAAGGATCTTATCTGAACCCAGGTGATATTCTTACTTTCACCAATGAAAAGATGGAGGGAGATTCCACGAAAGTGTACATGACATACCAACAGTTTCCACAAGACGTAAAAGTAGGAGAAAGAATCCTTATTGACGATGGGAAACTGATGCTGGAGGTTACCGAAACCAATGAAATAGATACGGTAAAAGCAAAAACCATTCAAGGAGGTCCGTTAAGCTCTAAAAAAGGAGTTAATTTACCTAATACAAACGTTTCTCTTCCTGCATTGACAGAAAAGGATATTCAGGATGCTAATTTCATGCTTGACATGGAAGTTGATTGGATTGCCTTATCATTTGTTCGTCATGCCCAGGATATTATCGACTTGAAGGAGCTTATCAAAGCGCATCCAAATGGTAAATTCAAGACTCCGATTATTGCAAAGATTGAAAAGCCTGAAGGGGTTAAAAATATTGAAGAAATCCTTCTTGAATGTGATGGGTTAATGGTAGCTCGTGGAGACCTTGGAGTAGAAGTTCCAATGGAAGAAGTTCCTGCAATCCAGAAAAACCTGGTAGAAAAAGCAAGATTCTATTCTAAGCCGGTGATTATCGCTACCCAGATGATGGAAACGATGATCAACAGCTTAACACCAACAAGAGCGGAAGTAAATGACGTTGCCAACTCTGTATTGGATGGTGCAGATGCCGTAATGCTTTCGGGAGAAACTTCTGTAGGTAGATATCCGGTACAGGTTGTGGAAAACATGGCCAAAATTGTAAAGAATATCGAAACCACTCATTTTTATCAACACAAAAATGAGCCTATCGAAAAAGATTATAACTGTATTGATGAGAGATTCATTACCAACAGGGTTTGTCTTGCAGCGGTAAGAATTGCTAAAACAACAAACGTTTCTGCTATTGTAACGCTTACTCACTCCGGATACACTGCTTTCCAGCTTGCAGCCCACAGACCAAACTCTCACATCATTGTATATAGTGGTAACAAAAGGGTTATTACCATGCTGAACCTTCTTTGGGGGGTACATGCTTATTATTATGATATGAAAAAGTCTACTGATGAAACGATTATCCAGGTAAATATGTTAACGCATAATTATGGCTATATCGAAACAGGAGATTTCGTAATCAATATCAATGCAACTCCATCCTATGAAGGTGGAAAAACCAATACATTGAGATTGACTACTGTATAA
- a CDS encoding aldehyde dehydrogenase family protein — translation MEQLIESKLIKADKAFSVWRKVPFEERQKLIAKAAEILKNNSEKFGRIITTEMNKPISESIAEVEKCSLMMNYYANAENILKPEKVESEFAYSEVHYAPKGVILGVMPWNFPFWQVLRFATPAILAGNTVVLKHASICFGSGNAIVDVLLEAGFPEGIFQNLEVGHKAVKEILEHDAVRGVSLTGSGKAGGEVASIAGLNIKKSLLELGGSDSFIIFDDADLEDAAKAGVKSRLQNCGQTCTAAKRFIIDEKIEDQFLPIFIEEYKKYEIGDPLNKETKLAGMARPDLADELEAQFNRALENGAEIIIPLERVSENEFKPGLIRVQEGNPILKEELFGPLGMIMTAKNQEEALQMANDIPFGLSNSVWTKNKERQLFFIENLESGTVNINRMTSSDPRFPFGGTKASGYGTELSLLALKEFVTAKTIVGN, via the coding sequence ATGGAACAATTAATTGAAAGCAAGCTTATTAAAGCAGATAAAGCGTTTTCAGTGTGGAGAAAAGTGCCGTTTGAGGAAAGGCAGAAGTTAATTGCAAAAGCAGCGGAAATTTTAAAGAATAATTCGGAGAAATTTGGGAGAATAATTACAACAGAAATGAACAAACCTATTTCAGAATCTATTGCTGAAGTAGAAAAGTGTTCATTAATGATGAATTATTATGCAAACGCTGAGAATATTTTAAAACCTGAGAAAGTAGAATCAGAATTTGCTTATTCTGAAGTTCACTATGCTCCCAAAGGAGTAATTTTAGGCGTAATGCCCTGGAATTTTCCTTTTTGGCAGGTATTAAGATTTGCTACTCCTGCAATTTTGGCTGGAAATACAGTGGTTTTAAAGCATGCATCAATTTGTTTCGGAAGTGGAAATGCCATTGTTGATGTTCTTCTGGAAGCAGGTTTTCCTGAAGGTATTTTTCAAAACCTTGAAGTAGGACACAAAGCTGTAAAGGAAATTCTTGAACACGATGCTGTAAGAGGAGTGAGCTTAACAGGAAGTGGAAAAGCAGGTGGAGAAGTGGCTTCAATAGCCGGATTAAATATCAAAAAATCTTTGCTTGAACTGGGTGGCAGTGATTCTTTTATCATTTTTGATGATGCAGACCTGGAAGATGCAGCAAAAGCGGGAGTGAAATCAAGACTTCAAAACTGTGGACAAACCTGTACTGCAGCCAAAAGATTTATTATTGATGAAAAGATCGAGGATCAGTTTTTACCAATATTTATTGAAGAATATAAAAAATATGAAATTGGGGATCCTTTAAATAAAGAAACTAAATTAGCAGGAATGGCTAGACCTGACCTTGCTGATGAGTTGGAAGCGCAGTTCAACAGAGCGCTGGAAAATGGTGCCGAAATTATCATTCCTCTGGAAAGAGTTTCTGAAAATGAATTTAAACCTGGTTTAATCAGAGTTCAGGAAGGAAATCCAATTTTGAAAGAAGAGCTTTTCGGACCTCTTGGAATGATTATGACAGCAAAAAATCAGGAAGAAGCTTTGCAGATGGCGAATGATATTCCTTTCGGACTTTCTAATTCTGTTTGGACGAAAAATAAAGAACGTCAGTTATTCTTCATTGAAAACCTTGAGTCAGGAACTGTCAATATCAATCGTATGACGAGTTCTGATCCGCGTTTTCCATTTGGAGGAACAAAAGCTTCGGGATATGGAACAGAACTATCTTTATTGGCTTTAAAAGAATTTGTAACAGCTAAGACGATTGTAGGTAATTAA
- the hutG gene encoding formimidoylglutamase gives MIWQGRLDGEELLYHRLFQRVKEEHNYDNISTGDFALHGFAVDEGVRRNKGRQGAKDAPDVIRKNMSNFPVILPDFSMLDFGNVTCEDGNLENTQNNLAKNVSKVLLKGGKSLVLGGGHEVTYAHYLGVKTAFPEQKIGIINIDAHFDNRQPEKGVGPSSGTGFWQIAQEGPINSLHIGIQRNSNTLKLFDTAHQYGMKYILADELFFENLTSIYQRIDELLDSVDYAYLTICMDVFNASIAPGVSAAAYNGIFADTAFMHFYRHILKNKKLLALDVAEVNPSFDIQDRTARLAACLVNEWLMI, from the coding sequence ATGATTTGGCAAGGCAGATTGGACGGAGAAGAACTTCTCTATCACAGATTATTTCAAAGAGTAAAAGAAGAACATAATTACGACAACATCTCTACAGGTGACTTTGCGCTGCATGGCTTTGCTGTGGATGAAGGAGTAAGAAGAAATAAAGGCCGTCAGGGAGCGAAAGATGCTCCTGATGTGATCCGAAAAAATATGTCTAATTTTCCGGTGATCCTTCCTGACTTTTCAATGCTGGATTTTGGGAACGTTACCTGTGAAGACGGCAATCTGGAAAATACTCAGAATAATCTTGCCAAAAATGTTTCAAAAGTACTTTTAAAAGGAGGAAAATCCCTTGTGCTGGGTGGAGGTCATGAAGTGACATACGCCCATTATTTAGGGGTTAAAACAGCTTTTCCTGAACAAAAAATTGGTATTATTAATATTGATGCCCATTTTGATAACAGGCAGCCGGAAAAAGGAGTAGGACCGAGTTCTGGTACCGGATTCTGGCAGATTGCCCAGGAAGGCCCCATCAATTCTTTGCATATTGGAATTCAGAGAAACTCCAATACATTAAAGCTTTTTGATACAGCTCATCAGTATGGGATGAAATATATCCTTGCTGACGAATTATTTTTTGAAAATCTTACCTCCATCTATCAGCGTATCGATGAATTGCTGGACAGTGTAGATTATGCCTATCTTACCATTTGTATGGACGTCTTTAATGCATCTATTGCTCCCGGAGTATCGGCAGCAGCATATAATGGTATCTTTGCGGATACTGCTTTTATGCATTTTTACAGACATATCTTAAAAAATAAAAAATTGCTGGCACTGGATGTAGCAGAAGTGAATCCTTCTTTCGATATTCAGGACAGAACAGCAAGACTTGCAGCATGTCTTGTGAATGAATGGCTAATGATTTAA
- the hutI gene encoding imidazolonepropionase — MKLIGPFKQVVTLANLPLRGKLSDEQLEIIVDGGIVVDQNTIRKVGNFETLKTENPTIEIENIEGEQIVLPAFVDSHTHICFGGNRANDFAMRNAGKTYLEIAESGGGIWSSVQHTRNASEEELLKTLVERINFLVELGITTIEVKSGYGLDVENELKMLRIIKKAQKETKATLVPTCLSAHLKPRDFEGSNPEYLEYIITEILPKVKEEGLANRVDIFIEKSAFQPEESKDFLLKAKALGFEITVHADQFTPGSSRIAVEVGAKSADHLEATIDEDIQFLAESDTVATALPGASLGLGEKFTPARKLLDAGAIVAIASDWNPGSAPMGNLITQASILATFQKLTTAEVLAGMTFRAAYALNLEDRGQLQEGKKADFVTFKTNNFQNVLYNQGSLKAENVYIDGNKK, encoded by the coding sequence ATGAAATTAATAGGACCATTTAAGCAGGTGGTGACCCTTGCTAACTTACCCTTAAGAGGAAAACTTTCCGATGAGCAGCTGGAAATTATTGTAGACGGAGGAATTGTAGTAGATCAGAATACCATCCGGAAAGTTGGAAATTTCGAAACATTAAAAACAGAAAATCCTACCATAGAAATCGAAAACATCGAAGGAGAACAGATTGTTCTTCCTGCCTTTGTAGATTCACATACCCATATCTGTTTCGGAGGAAACCGTGCGAATGATTTTGCAATGCGTAATGCAGGGAAAACTTATCTGGAAATCGCCGAGAGTGGTGGTGGAATCTGGAGTTCTGTACAGCACACGAGAAATGCCTCAGAAGAAGAGTTACTGAAAACTTTAGTAGAAAGAATCAACTTTTTGGTTGAGCTGGGAATTACGACAATTGAAGTGAAAAGTGGTTACGGACTGGATGTGGAAAATGAGCTAAAAATGCTTAGAATTATTAAAAAAGCCCAGAAAGAAACTAAGGCAACCTTAGTTCCTACCTGTCTTTCAGCCCACTTAAAACCAAGAGATTTTGAAGGAAGCAACCCTGAATATCTGGAATATATCATCACCGAAATTTTACCAAAAGTAAAAGAAGAAGGATTGGCGAACAGAGTAGATATTTTTATTGAAAAGTCTGCTTTTCAGCCTGAGGAAAGTAAAGATTTCTTACTTAAAGCAAAAGCACTAGGTTTTGAAATTACCGTTCATGCCGATCAGTTTACCCCTGGAAGTTCAAGAATTGCAGTAGAAGTGGGAGCGAAGTCTGCTGACCATTTAGAAGCAACCATTGATGAAGATATTCAATTTCTGGCTGAATCTGATACCGTAGCCACAGCTCTTCCGGGAGCGAGCCTAGGTTTGGGGGAGAAATTTACTCCGGCAAGAAAATTACTGGATGCAGGGGCTATTGTAGCCATTGCAAGTGACTGGAATCCGGGATCAGCCCCTATGGGAAATTTAATTACCCAGGCATCTATTTTAGCCACTTTCCAGAAACTGACTACCGCTGAGGTGTTGGCAGGAATGACTTTCCGTGCTGCGTATGCCCTTAATCTTGAGGATAGAGGACAGCTACAGGAAGGAAAAAAGGCGGATTTTGTGACTTTCAAAACCAATAATTTCCAGAATGTACTGTATAATCAGGGAAGCTTAAAAGCAGAAAATGTGTACATTGATGGAAATAAAAAATAA
- the ruvB gene encoding Holliday junction branch migration DNA helicase RuvB → MPDFLHPDKENYSREELMQEEQIRPQSFKDFAGQRKTLENLEVFVTAAKRRGGALDHVLLHGPPGLGKTTLANIIANELGVNCKITSGPVLDKPGSLAGLLTNLEENDVLFIDEIHRLSPVVEEYLYSAMEDYKIDIMLETGPNARSVQIGLNPFTLVGATTRSGMLTKPMLARFGIQSRLEYYSVELLSMIIQRSARVLGVVIYEDAAIEIARRSRGTPRIANALLRRVRDFAEIKGNGEIEIKITKYALDSLNVDEFGLDEMDNKIMRVMIENFKGKPVGISALATSIAENPETLEEVYEPFLIQEGFIIRTPRGREVTDKAYKHLNITRPKNPGELF, encoded by the coding sequence ATGCCAGATTTTTTACATCCAGATAAGGAAAACTACTCACGAGAGGAGCTGATGCAGGAAGAACAGATCCGTCCCCAGAGCTTTAAAGATTTTGCGGGACAGAGAAAAACGCTGGAGAACCTTGAAGTTTTTGTTACCGCTGCGAAAAGACGTGGCGGAGCACTCGATCATGTTTTATTACACGGTCCGCCAGGGCTTGGTAAAACTACGTTGGCCAATATTATCGCTAATGAGCTTGGAGTAAACTGTAAGATTACTTCAGGTCCTGTATTGGACAAACCTGGTAGCTTGGCTGGTTTATTGACCAATCTGGAAGAAAATGATGTTCTTTTCATTGATGAAATTCACCGTCTTTCTCCTGTTGTAGAGGAATATCTGTATTCTGCAATGGAAGATTACAAGATTGATATCATGCTGGAAACAGGTCCCAACGCCAGAAGTGTACAGATCGGACTGAATCCGTTTACCCTGGTGGGAGCCACTACAAGAAGTGGTATGCTTACCAAACCAATGCTTGCCCGATTCGGGATTCAAAGCAGGCTGGAGTATTACTCTGTTGAGCTCTTATCGATGATTATTCAGAGAAGTGCAAGGGTTTTGGGAGTTGTCATTTATGAAGATGCTGCCATAGAAATTGCAAGAAGAAGCCGGGGAACACCAAGGATTGCCAATGCATTATTGAGAAGGGTACGTGATTTTGCCGAGATCAAAGGAAATGGCGAAATTGAAATCAAGATCACAAAATATGCACTGGATTCTTTGAATGTTGATGAATTTGGTCTGGATGAAATGGACAATAAGATCATGCGTGTCATGATTGAAAACTTTAAGGGAAAACCGGTAGGTATTTCTGCACTTGCCACATCCATTGCTGAAAATCCGGAAACACTGGAAGAAGTGTATGAGCCGTTTTTGATTCAGGAAGGATTTATTATCAGAACCCCGAGAGGAAGAGAAGTTACAGATAAGGCTTACAAGCATTTGAATATTACAAGACCTAAAAACCCGGGTGAACTATTCTAA
- a CDS encoding FMN-binding negative transcriptional regulator — protein MFIPKLYKSEDYHLMREIIKENSFALLISSVDKIRATHSMMMLNEDDPENAYIETHISRANPQAKTLKNGDEVLCDFLGAHTYISSSWYDHINVSTWNYEAVQIRGKVEVMDHDELYAHLDKLTSKYESFQQCPMMVKDMGNAFVEKEMKGAFGIKVIPTEIFIKQKLSQNRKETDFNNIVSQLEQADDNARKIAEKMKQIKK, from the coding sequence ATGTTTATTCCCAAATTATATAAAAGCGAAGATTACCATTTGATGAGAGAGATCATCAAAGAAAATTCTTTTGCTTTACTGATCTCCTCTGTTGATAAGATAAGAGCTACTCATTCTATGATGATGCTTAATGAGGATGATCCGGAAAATGCTTATATTGAAACTCATATTTCGAGAGCTAACCCACAGGCAAAAACCTTAAAAAACGGGGATGAAGTTCTTTGTGATTTTCTAGGTGCCCACACGTACATATCCAGCAGCTGGTATGATCATATTAATGTTTCCACCTGGAATTATGAGGCGGTACAGATTCGCGGAAAAGTTGAAGTAATGGATCATGATGAGCTGTATGCCCATTTGGATAAATTGACATCCAAATATGAAAGCTTCCAGCAATGTCCAATGATGGTGAAAGATATGGGAAATGCCTTTGTCGAAAAGGAAATGAAAGGAGCTTTTGGGATTAAAGTTATTCCAACCGAAATATTTATCAAACAAAAGCTTTCTCAGAACAGAAAAGAGACGGATTTCAACAATATTGTCAGCCAACTTGAGCAAGCTGATGATAACGCAAGAAAGATTGCGGAGAAAATGAAACAAATAAAAAAATAA
- a CDS encoding MBL fold metallo-hydrolase, giving the protein MKLYPIQCGKFKLDGGAMFGVVPKSLWEKTNPADEKNLIELGTRSLLIEDGKKLILVDCGLGNKQDDKFFGHYSLWGDDTLDKNLKKYGFVKEDITDVFLTHLHFDHCGGAIEWNDDRTGYRPAFKNANFWTNENHWQWATEPNAREKASFLKENIMPMQESGQLNFLPLPTTGNYSFAPDLKMDVIFVDGHTEKQMLPVIQYQEKTVVFAADLIPTAGHINPVYVMGYDTRPLLTMEEKGKFLKQCVDNEYLLFFEHDAHNELASLKMTDKGVRLDETFSFNDVFGY; this is encoded by the coding sequence ATGAAGTTATATCCAATACAATGTGGAAAATTTAAACTGGACGGCGGTGCTATGTTCGGAGTCGTCCCGAAGAGTCTGTGGGAAAAAACTAACCCAGCAGACGAAAAAAACCTGATCGAATTGGGAACCCGCTCCCTGCTTATTGAAGACGGGAAAAAACTGATCCTGGTAGACTGTGGTCTTGGTAACAAACAGGATGATAAATTTTTCGGACACTACTCTCTTTGGGGAGACGATACTCTAGATAAAAATCTTAAAAAATACGGCTTTGTAAAGGAGGATATTACGGATGTATTCCTTACCCATCTTCACTTCGACCACTGTGGTGGTGCTATTGAGTGGAATGATGACAGAACCGGATACAGACCAGCCTTCAAAAATGCCAATTTCTGGACTAATGAAAATCACTGGCAGTGGGCAACAGAACCTAATGCAAGAGAAAAAGCAAGCTTCCTGAAGGAAAATATTATGCCGATGCAGGAAAGCGGGCAGCTTAACTTTTTACCTCTTCCTACTACCGGAAATTACAGTTTTGCTCCGGATCTGAAAATGGATGTCATCTTTGTAGACGGACATACCGAAAAGCAGATGCTGCCGGTCATTCAATACCAGGAAAAAACAGTTGTTTTTGCCGCAGACCTTATTCCTACAGCAGGACATATCAACCCTGTGTATGTGATGGGATATGATACCAGACCTCTTTTAACAATGGAAGAAAAAGGCAAATTCCTTAAGCAATGTGTAGACAACGAATATTTACTGTTCTTTGAGCATGATGCGCATAACGAGCTTGCAAGTCTTAAAATGACTGACAAAGGAGTAAGGCTTGATGAAACGTTTAGCTTTAATGATGTTTTTGGATATTAA
- the coaE gene encoding dephospho-CoA kinase (Dephospho-CoA kinase (CoaE) performs the final step in coenzyme A biosynthesis.) produces MEELHSETQQTEPEPAPKIIGLTGGIGSGKTTVARFIEEFGFPVYYSDDRAKAIVNESEDLKIKIKELLGEESYDENGLYDRKFVADKVFNNRDLLQQLNEIIHPAVRIDFEDWVKKQSKYLVFKETALLFELKLNRQCYKSLLVTAEDNIRIKRVMDRDHKTYREVETVMEKQMPERDKIKMADCIIYNNTNLEELKEQTEKVIFSIE; encoded by the coding sequence ATGGAAGAATTACATTCAGAAACACAACAGACAGAACCGGAACCAGCACCCAAGATCATTGGTTTAACCGGAGGAATAGGCTCAGGAAAAACCACAGTAGCACGCTTTATAGAGGAATTCGGTTTTCCGGTCTATTATTCCGATGACAGAGCTAAAGCCATCGTTAATGAAAGCGAAGATCTGAAAATAAAAATCAAAGAACTTCTTGGTGAAGAATCTTATGATGAAAATGGATTGTATGACAGAAAATTTGTTGCTGATAAAGTTTTTAATAACAGAGATCTGCTTCAGCAATTAAACGAAATCATACACCCTGCCGTAAGGATTGATTTTGAAGACTGGGTAAAGAAGCAAAGCAAATATTTAGTTTTCAAAGAAACAGCACTATTGTTTGAACTAAAGCTCAACAGACAATGTTACAAATCTCTTTTGGTAACCGCTGAGGATAACATCAGAATCAAAAGGGTCATGGATAGAGATCATAAAACCTACCGCGAGGTAGAAACTGTCATGGAAAAACAAATGCCTGAAAGGGATAAAATTAAAATGGCAGATTGTATCATCTACAACAATACCAATCTGGAAGAATTAAAAGAACAGACTGAGAAAGTGATCTTCAGTATTGAATAA